One Phaseolus vulgaris cultivar G19833 chromosome 11, P. vulgaris v2.0, whole genome shotgun sequence genomic window carries:
- the LOC137834029 gene encoding uncharacterized protein: MIADIICLQETKCAEISKELGFLLWESNDIGWIEVGASNNAGGIITMWRNSQFQLVNSVRGNNFSVVEGVWKGGGGVLVLIVNVCSPSFLREKKVLWEEISEFRRLQNNKVWCVIGDFNSVRRQEERRNLSLASDYNRDIKGFNDFIEKSELMDVPMVGRNFTWYKANGSFKSRIDRVLVSKEWLDVWSDCKQFVLSRIVYDHCALVFKDSKVDWGPKPFRSLDAWQGDGRFKDFVRSK, encoded by the coding sequence ATGATTGCCGACATAATTTGCTTACAAGAGACTAAATGCGCCGAGATTAGTAAGGAGTTGGGTTTCCTTCTGTGGGAATCTAATGATATTGGGTGGATTGAGGTTGGTGCTAGTAATAATGCAGGAGGGATCATAACTATGTGGAGAAATAGCCAATTTCAACTCGTCAACTCTGTCAGAGGCAACAATTTTTCTGTTGTTGAAGGGGTGTGGAAGGGCGGTGGAGGGGTTCTAGTTTTAATAGTTAATGTCTGCAGTCCAAGCTTTTTGAGGGAAAAGAAGGTTCTCTGGGAAGAGATCAGTGAGTTCAGACGGCTTCAGAACAATAAGGTGTGGTGTGTAATTGGAGACTTTAATTCTGTTAGAAGACAAGAAGAGAGAAGGAATTTGTCCTTAGCGTCTGACTACAACAGAGATATCAAAGGGTTTAATGACTTTATTGAAAAGTCTGAGCTTATGGATGTACCAATGGTAGGTAGAAATTTTACTTGGTACAAGGCGAATGGGTCATTTAAAAGTAGAATTGACAGGGTCTTGGTGTCCAAGGAATGGCTGGATGTGTGGTCGGATTGTAAACAATTTGTCTTAAGTAGAATTGTTTATGATCATTGCGCCTTAGTGTTTAAGGACTCGAAAGTGGATTGGGGTCCGAAACCGTTTAGAAGTTTGGATGCGTGGCAGGGTGATGGGAGGTTTAAAGATTTTGTCAGGAGCAAGTGA